CCATTTAGTTTTTAAACACTATGAAAAGCTTCTATTTGTAGTATCAACAAATAGAAGCTTTTGGTTTGAAAGAGCCTGCTCATACATTTCGTTTATAATTCTTTGTGCCATCATAAGAATATAATACAGGCTTACCATCAACATATGTTTCTAAATGAACAGGACGCCCCCAAAGCTGGTAAATATATGGTAGGACATTTTCTAAATAGTGTGGATCTAGCTCCATTCCCTCATAGCCATGTACTAAATAAAGCTCCCCATTTCGAAGATAATCTCCATTTTTGACGACAATATAAGGAAATCCTCCATTAACACGCATAGAAACGAGCTGATCCCTTACCATCTCATATTCCTTATCTGTAATACGGTATTCATTTCCCTTTTTCTGGAACAAATAGAGATCCTCTTGTTTTGCTAAATCCTTTGTTAAATAGTTGCGAATAAAGGAGATATCCGATTCTATCTCCCTTACCTCAAACATTTTCTCCCTACCTGAATTCGGTTGAATACCTAGCTTTTTCATATCTTCTGTTGGATGATTATAACGATTTTCAATATCCTCAAATATTTTCACACCTAGATAATAAGGATTTATAGACGTCTTTGAGGGCTGCACTACGCCTGCATTTAATTTTGCATATTCGATTGTTTCCGCTGTTGTGAGTTTAAGCTCTCGCATTATACGCTGATGCCAATAGGAAGCCCAGCCCTCATTCATAATTTTTGTTTCTAACTGTGGCCAGAAATAGAGCATCTCTTCTCTCATCATCGTCAACACATCTCGCTGCCAATTTTCTAGCTCACGGCTATGCTCCTCTAAAAATAATAATAGATCCTTTTCCGGCTTTGGCGGAAATTGCTTTATTTTCCGACGAATTGGACTTGATTGTTTTTCCTTATTGTCTAAATTCCACAAATCATCATAAGGCGATTTTGTGGGGATAATTTCCTCTTCAAATACTTCCTCTGTATCCCAGGATAGCTTTGGACGTAAAATAGATGGATCGATATGCTCCTGAATTGCTAAAACTGCATCCAAGAACTTTTCAACCTCATCCTTGCCATAGTCTCTTTCATAGCCAGCAATCCGTTCAGCTGTGGCCGTCATACTCTCCACCATATCTCTTCTAGTATTAGAGAAGCGTACATTATTTTTAAAGAAATCGCAATGTGCCAACACATGAGCAATAATTAGTTTATTCTGCGTTAAGGTATTTGTATCAAGTAAAAATGCATAGCAAGGATTCGAATTAATCACTAGCTCATATATTTGACTTAGTCCTAAATCATATTGGAGCTTCATTTTATGAAACTGTTTCCCAAAGCTCCAATGTGAAAACCGTGTAGGCATACCATATGCGCCGAAGGTATAGATTATATCTGCTGGACAAATTTCATAACGCATTGGAAAAAAATCTAAGCCAAAGCCTGAGGCAATTTCCGTAATTTCATCAATCGCTCGATGCAGCTCATTCATCTCCATTTTTTCTGCCCCCTCCTTTGAACATATATGCTTGAAACGTTTCTGATTTATTCCTCATCTTTTTTGAAAAAGCTCTTTAAGGCATCATACACATCGCCTTTCTTTTTCAAAATATGATACCTAAATTTCGGATCATCTATCTTTTTGTAGGTGTACATTAGTGTAGAAAAACGATTATGCTGATTCACTTCACCATATCCAAACATACTCGAAACTTCCATTAACTCGTTAACCAGCTTCAAGCATTTTTCATTATCCATTGAAATGTTCTCACCATCTGAAAAATGCACTGGATAAATATTGTAGCGAGAAGGGTTATACTTTTCTCGAATTAGCTCCAGCGCTTTTATATAGGCTGACGAACATATAGTGCCACCACTTTCTCCCTTTGTGAAAAATTCTTCCTCCGTAACCACTTTTGCCTCTGTATGATGGGCAATAAACTCAATTTCCACTGTTTCATACTTAGAACGTAGAAATTTCGTCATCCAGAAGAAGAAGCTTCTCGCACAATATTTTTCAAAGGAACCCATCGATCCACTCGTATCCATCATCGCCAGGACAACTGCCTTGGATTCGGGCTTCTCTACTTCATCCCATGTTTTAAAACGTAAATCATCATTATGAATTGGCGTTATTTCTGGTTTTCCTTGCATCGCATTACGCTTAAGTGCATTTAGAATTGTGCGTTTTTTATCAACATTTCCCATAAGACCTTTTTTCCGAATATCGTTAAATTCGATTTTTTCAGTTTTAATATCTGCTTTTTCTTTTTGTTGTAGATTAGGTAGCTCTAGCTCATTAAATAAGACTTTTTGGACCTCTTCAATGCTTACTTCAGCCTCATAATAGTCTTGGCCCGGCTTATCACCGGCTTCCTTCCCTTTACCGGCAGCTTGATTGCCTCTGCCAGGCTCGCGAGCAACTAGATCCCCTACATTACTGTCTCCTTGTCCTTGCCCAACATGCTTTGAATTATCATAGTTATATCGAATTTTATATTCATCCAGTGAACGGATAGGAATTTTTATAACATCACGGCCATTGGACATGACTATACTTTCCTCACTAACTAAATCAGGCAAATTATTCTTGATTGCATCTTTTACCTTTTCCATATGACGTTGCTGGTCCTGGTGCCCTTTACGATGGAGGGACCAATTTTCCTGAGAGATGACAAAGCGTTTGTTTTCGTGTTCAGTCATTTTTATCCTCACCCATCTGCTCAAATTCGCTTTTTCTATACTATGCTAGAAATCCTCTTTCTTGAACATTTTTCGAGAAATCAATTATGTTCGTTTTTTTTAGTATGAAGATAAAAGGAGTGGCCCTTAAATTGGGACACTCCTATTACTCCTATCAAACTTGTTTATCGATTTAACAGACTACCTACATATTGCAGCAATTCATTAGCAGATGCTGTATTATAGCCATGCTCATCGACTAATCTTGCAACAACCTCATTAATTTTCTTAAGCTGTGATTCATCCGGCATTTTTGAAGATGTTGTAATTTTCACGACATCCTTTAAGTCTGCAAATAATTTTTTCTGAATCGCCTCTCGTAATCTTTCATGAGAATTGTAATCAAAACGCTTACCCTTTCGAGCATAAGCAGAAATCCGAATTAATATTTCCTCACGGAATGCTTTTTTTGCATTTTCTGAAATGCCAATTTGCTCTTCAATTGAGCGCATTAATTTTTCGTCAGGATTCATTTCCTCCCCAGTCAAAGGGTCTAAAATTTTATTTTTATTACAAAACGCCTCTACATTATCAAGATAGTTGTTCATCAATGTTTTTGCCGATTCCTCATACGAATAGACAAAGGCCTTTTGTACTTCATTTTTAGCAATTTCATCGTACTCACGACGAGCAACCGCAATGTAATTCATATATTTTTCGCGATCCTCTTGTGAAATGGAAGCATGTTGATCCAATCCATCTTTTAGTGCCCGTAAGACATCTAATGCATTAATAGATGGTATCTCTTTGCGAATAATAGCCGAAGAAATACGATTAATGATATAGCGTGGATCAATACCGTTCATGCCTTCATTTGGGAACTCTTTTTTAAGCTCCTCCAAGTCAACGGAATTAAATCCCTCCACATTTTCTCCGTCGTACAGGCGCATTTTTTTTATAAGATCCACACCTTGCTTTTTCGGTATTTCTAGTCTTGTGAGAACCGAAAAGATTGCTGCGGCCTTTAATGCATGTGGCGCAATATGCACATGGGACATATCACTTTCTTTTATCATCTTTTCATAAATATGCTCTTCCTGGCTAACTTTCAAGTTATACGGAATTGGCATAACAATAATACGTGAATGTAGTGCCTCATTTTTTTTATTGGAAATAAATGAACGATATTCCGTTTCATTTGTATGCGCTACGATTAATTCATCAGCACTAATTAATGCAAATCGACCTGCTTTGAAATTCCCTTCCTGGGTTAAAGATAATAAATTCCATAAGAATTTCTCATCAAGCTTTAACATTTCCTGAAATTCCATCATACCTCTATTTGCCTTATTTAGTTCCCCGTCAAAGCGGTAAGCTCGAGGGTCCGATTCTGAACCAAACTCTCCAATTGTGGAGAAATCAATACTACCTGTTAAATCTGCAATATCCTGTGATTTAGGATCTGATGGTGTAAATGTACCAATGCCTACACGTTTGTCTTCTGAAAAAGTTATACGTTCAATCATCACATTTTCAATACGCCCATCGTATTCCTTTTCTAGACGCATCGTATTTAAAGGTGATAAGCTTCCTTCAATTCTTATGCCATACTCCTCAAAAAATTCATTACGCAAATGATGAGGAATCAAATGTAGTGGATCCTCATGCATTGGACATCCCTTAATTGCGTAAACTGCGCCTTCTTCTGTTCGCGAAAATTGCTCAAGCCCGCGTTTTAACAAGGTCACGATTGTTGATTTTCCTCCACTTACGGGTCCCATTAATAACAAAATACGCTTCCTCACATCTAATCTTCGCGCTGCTGGATGGAAATATTCTTCCACCAGTCTTTCAATTGCTGTCTCAAGCCCAAAAATTTCTTGCCCAAAAAATTTGTACATTTTTTGCCCATCGCGTTCCTCTACACCAGCACTTTTTATCATATTGTAGACGCGTGAATGGGCTGTTTGTGCAACTTCAGGTCTTTCCTTAATGATGCTTAAATAATCTGCAAATGTACCTTCCCACTTCAGCCGATTTTCTTCTTCGCGATAGCTTTTCACTTTATCTAAAATGTTGATAGCCTTCCCTCCATTCAGGGCTTGATTTATAACATAGTATGAAGTAAATGACATTATGATACCCAATACTTTTTCTTTGCCAAAGTTTCTTCTTATTGTTCTATTTACCGATGAAAATATTGGCTGTACGATATTAATTTATTTTAGTAACGTACTACAGCAATCCACTTCTTTTCCCACAAAAAGTACTGAATGAAGAAAAAAAATTCGGTTATTCTAACGTTAGAAAGGAGGTCCATTATTGAATCGCCATTTTATTTTTCTTTTATCATGCATATTATTATGGAGTTATACTAGCCCCGCCATTGCTTTGGCAAATGATAAACCCTCAGAAGAAGAAATTATACAGCAACGTATGACCTATTTTGTCCAATTTGATGAATTACTCATTCCTTGGCATTTTTTAGCAGCCATTGACCAATATGAGCGTAATCTGCAATCCGTTCGTAAGGATATACCAAAAAGAGATGGTATTATTGCCATTCAATTTTCCGATGAATATTGGTCAGGCGCTTTAAATCCTATAAAAGAGGATACCTCTCCCGAAACGATAAGCTATTTCGGAGGAATGGGTCTCGATGGTAATGGTGATGGTGTTGCCAGTCCAGCAGACGATGCTGATGTCATATTTTCCATGGCGAATTTTTTAAGCAAATTTGGAACAACTGATGAGGATTTTAAATTAGCTTTATGGAATTATTATGGAAATGAGGAAGCTGTTAATCAAATCTTCACCATCTCCACTATGTATAGACATTTTAAAACAACCGAACTTGATGCTCATACCTTTCCAATCCCTACAAATTACGATTACAGTTATCGAGGTACTTGGGGAGATAACAGAGGCTGGGGTGGACGACGCATCCATGAAGGAACAGATATTTTCGCTAATTATGGAACTCCTATAGTTTCTACTTCATATGGCGTAGTGGAAATAAAAGGTTGGAACCAATTTGGTGGTTGGCGAATAGGCATTCGCGATAATCATAATTCATATCACTATTATGCCCATCTTGGTAGCTATCATAAGGATATTGAAGTAGGTGACATTGTCGAGCCTGGCACTGTTCTTGGTTATGTAGGAAGCTCTGGCTATGGCAAGGAAGGTACATCGGGTAAATTTCCACCTCATCTGCATTATGGTATCTATAAATTCAATGGACGCACAGAATGGGCATTCGATCCATATCCTTCATTATTACAATGGGAACGACTAGCCAAAAAGGCAAAGGCAAAACAATAATTGAGTAGCACTTGATGTTTTTGCAGCAAGTGCTTTTTTTATTTAGGTAGAAATACTTAACAAGCAGCGAATTTTTTTAGGAATATTTGGGAGGTATATACATTTCACTACTAACGATATTTTTCGCCATTTATTATTGTACTAAAAAACTATTTTAAATTTTCCCACTAAAAGGACTTATTTATACACTGATTTAGTTATAAAATAATATTTGTAATATAACAATTTGCATCTATGCGGATTATTAAACACGAAAAAGGATGGGAAAGATGAAAGGGATATTTCAGTTTAAAACACTTAAAGCAAGGATTTTAGGTGCATTTCTTCTATTGTTGGTTTTTGTTTTTTGCTTCATAACCTATACTTACCTTTCTAATATTCGGATGGAGAAGCAGGCAAAGGGCCTA
This genomic stretch from Lysinibacillus pakistanensis harbors:
- a CDS encoding M23 family metallopeptidase; translated protein: MNRHFIFLLSCILLWSYTSPAIALANDKPSEEEIIQQRMTYFVQFDELLIPWHFLAAIDQYERNLQSVRKDIPKRDGIIAIQFSDEYWSGALNPIKEDTSPETISYFGGMGLDGNGDGVASPADDADVIFSMANFLSKFGTTDEDFKLALWNYYGNEEAVNQIFTISTMYRHFKTTELDAHTFPIPTNYDYSYRGTWGDNRGWGGRRIHEGTDIFANYGTPIVSTSYGVVEIKGWNQFGGWRIGIRDNHNSYHYYAHLGSYHKDIEVGDIVEPGTVLGYVGSSGYGKEGTSGKFPPHLHYGIYKFNGRTEWAFDPYPSLLQWERLAKKAKAKQ
- a CDS encoding PrkA family serine protein kinase, whose translation is MNILDKVKSYREEENRLKWEGTFADYLSIIKERPEVAQTAHSRVYNMIKSAGVEERDGQKMYKFFGQEIFGLETAIERLVEEYFHPAARRLDVRKRILLLMGPVSGGKSTIVTLLKRGLEQFSRTEEGAVYAIKGCPMHEDPLHLIPHHLRNEFFEEYGIRIEGSLSPLNTMRLEKEYDGRIENVMIERITFSEDKRVGIGTFTPSDPKSQDIADLTGSIDFSTIGEFGSESDPRAYRFDGELNKANRGMMEFQEMLKLDEKFLWNLLSLTQEGNFKAGRFALISADELIVAHTNETEYRSFISNKKNEALHSRIIVMPIPYNLKVSQEEHIYEKMIKESDMSHVHIAPHALKAAAIFSVLTRLEIPKKQGVDLIKKMRLYDGENVEGFNSVDLEELKKEFPNEGMNGIDPRYIINRISSAIIRKEIPSINALDVLRALKDGLDQHASISQEDREKYMNYIAVARREYDEIAKNEVQKAFVYSYEESAKTLMNNYLDNVEAFCNKNKILDPLTGEEMNPDEKLMRSIEEQIGISENAKKAFREEILIRISAYARKGKRFDYNSHERLREAIQKKLFADLKDVVKITTSSKMPDESQLKKINEVVARLVDEHGYNTASANELLQYVGSLLNR
- the yhbH gene encoding sporulation protein YhbH, which encodes MTEHENKRFVISQENWSLHRKGHQDQQRHMEKVKDAIKNNLPDLVSEESIVMSNGRDVIKIPIRSLDEYKIRYNYDNSKHVGQGQGDSNVGDLVAREPGRGNQAAGKGKEAGDKPGQDYYEAEVSIEEVQKVLFNELELPNLQQKEKADIKTEKIEFNDIRKKGLMGNVDKKRTILNALKRNAMQGKPEITPIHNDDLRFKTWDEVEKPESKAVVLAMMDTSGSMGSFEKYCARSFFFWMTKFLRSKYETVEIEFIAHHTEAKVVTEEEFFTKGESGGTICSSAYIKALELIREKYNPSRYNIYPVHFSDGENISMDNEKCLKLVNELMEVSSMFGYGEVNQHNRFSTLMYTYKKIDDPKFRYHILKKKGDVYDALKSFFKKDEE
- a CDS encoding SpoVR family protein, translating into MEMNELHRAIDEITEIASGFGLDFFPMRYEICPADIIYTFGAYGMPTRFSHWSFGKQFHKMKLQYDLGLSQIYELVINSNPCYAFLLDTNTLTQNKLIIAHVLAHCDFFKNNVRFSNTRRDMVESMTATAERIAGYERDYGKDEVEKFLDAVLAIQEHIDPSILRPKLSWDTEEVFEEEIIPTKSPYDDLWNLDNKEKQSSPIRRKIKQFPPKPEKDLLLFLEEHSRELENWQRDVLTMMREEMLYFWPQLETKIMNEGWASYWHQRIMRELKLTTAETIEYAKLNAGVVQPSKTSINPYYLGVKIFEDIENRYNHPTEDMKKLGIQPNSGREKMFEVREIESDISFIRNYLTKDLAKQEDLYLFQKKGNEYRITDKEYEMVRDQLVSMRVNGGFPYIVVKNGDYLRNGELYLVHGYEGMELDPHYLENVLPYIYQLWGRPVHLETYVDGKPVLYSYDGTKNYKRNV